Below is a window of Brassica napus cultivar Da-Ae chromosome A5, Da-Ae, whole genome shotgun sequence DNA.
GTGGAAAGATTCAAACAATATCTCCAAGAATCACCAAGGTGAGGAAGAAGATAGAGAAGTGCAGCAGTTTTTCTTAGCTTTGTTTCCTGGTATGtcacaaaatttggtttaatGTAACACTCTTTAAATGATCAAACACAAGTGACTCTCTCTaagcaaagaaagaatgggCATTGCTTAACTTGCTATCTACTTATGTCTGAAAACTTAATACCAGAAACCAAACAGAATTGCACAAACAATACCAAAACATTGAATGTAAGAGATGTTTTAAGGTAGCAAATGCATCACCTTAACTTTGCCaagcttgttgttgttgtcaagAGAGATCAGTTCCTTCAAAGCATAGTATGCTATCTCCATTTCTCTCATGAGCaatgaaacaagaacatgatGTGGAGAAGAAACTGAATCTACATAACACATTGATACAATGCCTTAGATTCATTCAAGAACCAAATCAGGCAGACCTTAGATGAACATTAAACCTAGCAGAAACTCTCtaaacaaagaaagaatggaCAATGCCTAACTTGGTCTCTACTTATGTCACAAAGCCTGATAGCAGAAACCAAAGAGAACTGCACAAAAACAAACATGGAATGCGAGAGATGTGTGTTAAAGGTAGCAAATGCGTCATATAATTCAGACAAAATCCAATGAATCTCAACTTAGCGTTGCTAAGTTTGTTGCTCTTAAGAGAGACCAGTTCCTTCAAAGCACAGCAAGAGCAATCCAACAAGAAAGAAACTGAATCTACTCAAACACATTGACTCAACGCAGAAGCACATCTTTGCAAACCCCATCACATATAGCTATTGAATtttcaaacaaaccaaaaatTACAAGATAAATGGGTTTCGAGAAGAAACCAAGAAAAAGATAAactttggaagaaaaaaaagcaaGCCCCCTTCATAGACGATTCAATTATACAAAGACTTTAACCCTAAGAGAAGCTAAAACCAATCACTTCTTCCTCGTCGAAGCCCTCTTCGCTGGAGATTTAACCTTCACACTCTTAGCCGGAGCCTTCTTAGTCGCAGCAGCAGCAGCTTTCTTAGCCGGAGCTGCTGCCTTCTTCCCTGGAGACGTCCTAGTCGAAGTCCTCGACGCTTTAGCAGGTCTCTCCTTCGCCTTAGGCTTCGCAGCAACCGCCTTAGTCTTCGAAACAGCAGCTACACTCTTCGTCTTAGGTTTGGGCTTCGCAGCGGCTTTAGTTGTTGCTGTTGTCTTTGCCTTAGGCTTAGCAGCAGCAGCAGGTTTCTTGGCTCCTTTAGCAGCCGGTTTGGCCTTAGCAGGAGCTTTACCCTTCGGTTTAGTAACAGCAGCAGCTGGTTTCTTGTTAACCGGTTTAGTCGTAGCCGCCGGTTTAGCCGCAGACGGAATCTTGAAAGAGGCTTTGACTTTGACTAGCTTCCCGGAAGCGACGAGTCTCCTGAGATTGACGAGGAGAAGCTTCCTGAAAGTTGGAGGAAGCGACTTCTGCTTCTCCTCGATGAACTTCTGAATCGCGTATTGGCTAGATCCGGTTCTCTCCTTCAGCGTCACGATCGCGTCTTTGATCATCTGCAAACCAAAATTCAAATTAACGAATCTGTAAACCCTAATCAGATCGGGGAATCTGAATCTCGTACCTCTTCGTAAGGAGGGTGAGACGAAGTGGTTCTCTTCCTCGGAGCAGCAGCAGGCTTCTTCTTCGCCGGCGTCTTCTTAGCTTTAGCGCCGCCTTTCGCAGCAGGCTTCTTCTCCGTCACCGTCGCTTCGGCGTCTCCTGACTCGACAACCACCTTGGTTTCTTCCTCCGTCGACATCTTTCTAGggatttgaaagttttttttttgatgaagaagaggagagcTACGAGAAATGTTTATATAGTCTCAGATGTGAATGTGAGAGACCAAGAGGTTTTCTATCTCTTCTTTGATTGGTTAATACCGTGAGTACTCGGATCGGTGTAATCCTTCTCATGTTTGAATTTCGTCCGTTGGATTTAATCTCATCGACGGTGTGGGGATGACGATTGCGAATGTTTAATGAGGAGGAGGGTTACTAGATGTGGATAGGTGCTCTCGGTGTGTGTTTGGTTGTGCTTTTAGCCTCGAGTAATCTGGTCATAACTTGAGTTATACTTGATGAAATTCAGTTTTGTTTTCTGTGAATTGTAGATATTTCTGTAAGgtttcttttgaatatttaagCGTTTGAAATGGATTATTTTAGGATGAGAAAATAGGTTTTGAATCAAGGTTGGTCGAAGCTATGGTTTGTTTTGATAGTAATAAGGTATATTTGATTTTCCGGAGAATGCTTTGGGGAATATTGTGAATGTTTATATTCATTAGAAACTAGACTAATCAAGGAGTGTAACGAACCAAGATTTGTTGAAATCGGATCATGTTTTGGTAGGAAAACATGTTGTTGAATCCGACTAAAGATGACCATTTTCTAATCTATGGTGTCAAACAACTTTGTTGCATGTGTGATGTGTCTATCTTTAGAAGAGTCTCAACTAAAGCTAGCCAGATGTTTATGAAATGGATTCATTTTCATATATCAAACTCATTATATCATGTAATGATTCACtagataattttcttttaaatttttaaatgtgCAATACTTAGTGaagcatatatatatgcatagtTTTACAATAACGACGATGTATGAAACTATGCATCTTAGCTTGTacttttttcatcaatagtGCGATATTCATTAGCAAAGATAAATCATGATTGTGAATACGAAATTCAGATCTTATACTTCTTATATCTTTTTTCATTTAACACATAGCAATATAGTTCTATATTGGAATATTGATACCAGGTTTGAAAACTTCCCATGATTTTAACTTTTTACGAACTAAAGTGAAATGATGGATGATGTTTTCGTATAAGATCTGGGGTAGTTAGAAGTTCTTTAAATTATACTCAAAAGGAAATTAGTAATTaggttttctttttctatattGGTTATTTTATAAATCCAGTAAAAAGCCATCTACATATTCTTCCATAGTAAC
It encodes the following:
- the LOC106451409 gene encoding histone H1.2, giving the protein MSTEEETKVVVESGDAEATVTEKKPAAKGGAKAKKTPAKKKPAAAPRKRTTSSHPPYEEMIKDAIVTLKERTGSSQYAIQKFIEEKQKSLPPTFRKLLLVNLRRLVASGKLVKVKASFKIPSAAKPAATTKPVNKKPAAAVTKPKGKAPAKAKPAAKGAKKPAAAAKPKAKTTATTKAAAKPKPKTKSVAAVSKTKAVAAKPKAKERPAKASRTSTRTSPGKKAAAPAKKAAAAATKKAPAKSVKVKSPAKRASTRKK